The nucleotide sequence atttcaGTAGCCTTTTGTTTGCGACCACATGTAGGCTAACAATGCGCTAGCTTCCATGCACCATACTTGAAACGAATTCTTGCACTGGTTATAGCTGATACAGAGCATTCTATAATATGGacctttttgattttatttgcgTTTTGTTTGCATCCatcacacatacctacactaaCCACTCCTCATATGATTGCATGCGCACTATGCACAGAAGACGTTAGCAGGCGCGCAAACGGTCCAAGAAATTTGGTCCTTCGAAGCAAGCAAGTTTTGCGGACAATTTACCAACAATTCAATAACACAGCAGGAACTCcttattttcttgaaaaatcAATGTTTTCGTTTGGCTTTACGCAGTAAATAAATATCTTCATATAATTTTCCTATTTCTAGGCAGGTATAGTCGGACAGGATCTAGAGAGGGAGATGCGCGCGCGAGGCTTCACTGTGGGTCATGAGCCTGACTCGTATGAGTTCTCCACTTTGGGCGGCTGGGTCGCTACCAGAGCGAGTGGTATGAAGAAGAACACGTATGGAAATATAGAGGACCTGGTTGTTCAAACCAAGGTACACTTAGCTAATAATATTTGGACGTATTAAATGTCTGAAAAAAATGACAGAAATATTCTGAAATAAAGAAatatctagaatcatgaataaTCCTTTTGCGATGCAAcatgtcattttaccgtaatcgatcGATCGATAGTAATCAATTCAATAGATATTCGATAGTAATCAAGTTCCATGTGGTGACTGAGGTCTTAAAAATAGTACAGCTATGGACTGTTATAGGccattgatgatgatgataaaataaatcAGTTAGGTCATAATATCGGAATTTTGATTGGTTGTGGAGTTTGAGAACGTTATTCAAATAATACAATTTGATCCTAGCGATCCAGAGTAATATTCAATTACGTTCGTAGTTTGATATCCacgatttaggtatttttcacAATCAGTAGTTTCTTCACAATATATCCTTGATCCCTCACTGAAAAGGGAATactaaaaatatctttttaatGTAGGTCAGTTAAATTCCTATCGAAAATCAAGTGTTAGACCCATTCTAGGTAGATATAACAGCagtggatttttttaataaaattttattttatttatttattttcaccaccacttaaaactatcattacaTGTAAAATGTTAACAAAACTGAGTTGTCTTTCAGGTCGTAACTCCTCGAGGGGTAATAGAGAAAAGCTGTCGCGTGCCTCGACTGTCCTGTGGACCGGAATGGGAGCACATTGTTTTAGGATCAGAAGGCTGCTTAGGTGTCGTCACTGAggtaatttttagagttccgttcctcaaaaggaaataaggaacccttataggatcagtttgttctgttgttttctgtctgtcgtgactgtcaattcaagagaatcaaaacctatagggtacttcccgttgacctagaatcacgaaatttagcaggtaacaatgtctttctagcacaagtaaagaaaaatatggacttcgtctgtgatggcgtttgctggcgcgcgtgctgtgcttgtttggagtgttttttttttgttaagagtggatggtttttgtgttagttggtgttttttggtggtggatctgactgggaagcgctctaaaggggcgccgcgcgtatgtcggcgggcgccggcacagacggagtccatacttgtatagattcaataacttgaaaattaactacaaacttgacattggctaatcagagtaaagccagatataaagaaaaaaaaaaaaaaaaatcggaaaaccgtgaaaaaaattaaaaagtgttattttttgtacgattttACGGAGCAATCCGTAATAGTCCGTTTGCACTTCATAACCTTCTTCCTCTTGTCTTGAGTCagatgttaataaataattacaggTGACGTTGAAAATCCGCCCATTACCACCTGTCGTTCGCTACGGGTCCCTCGTGTTTCCAGATTGGGACTCTGGATTTTATTTCGAGAGAGAAGTGGCGAGGCAGCGGTTGCAGCCCTCGAGTATACGACTAATGGACAATGAACAGGTAGGTAGTTATAGTAGACTATAGATAAAAGAGAGTGCTAGAAAAGTAATTGGATGATCGAGAAATGAaggaagaaagaaataaaagagAGAAAATCCATggcgtttaatttttttaaccagTATAATAAATTTTGGTGTTATTTACACAAAATGAAGTTCCATAAATAGTCAGACCTGAACACGATATAAAAAAGCAAGAAAAGGCGTTTCGTGAGCAAAAATTTTAGTAAACTTGGTATGTAGCTTATCTAATGTAGGATAAGGTCAAGATTAGGGCCTGAGGGCTCTCACCTCCCTCCCTTCGCCCAACTTACATCAAAAATCTTGATAGCTCCACTTCCTAAATCAATCCTTGGGTCGTAAGGACCAAATGATGGAAGGACCCAatggaaatataattttaatcacGAAACAACGTCAAAAATGTCTTGCCTACGGATTGTACTAAAATACGTTTAGGTACAATTAAGCTCGTAAGCAGAGAGTAAGCGTATCCCCTTTTTCTTTACAGTTCCGTTTCGGCCATGCCCTAAAAATGGAGCAATCCTGGGGTGGTGTCTTGCTCGATGGCCTAAAACGGTTCTACATCACAAAGATTAAGGGATTCGACCCATGCAAGCTGTGCCTCGTCACTCTACTGATGGAGGGCACCGCGGAAAAAGTGGCAGATAGTGAGAAGAAGATGAACAACATTGCGGCGCAGTATGGCGGGGTTCCGGGAGGCGCGAAGAATGGAGAAATTGGATATACCCTTACCTTCGTCATTGCTTATGTTCGGGTAAGATATTCTAGGGTTGCTTCAAAGGAACAACATGGTCTACATCACAAAGATCAAGGGCTTCGACCCTTTCATTGTGCGTTGTTACTTTACTGATGGAGGACACCATGGAACAAGTGGCAGATAGGGAAAAGAAGATGAAAAACATTGCGGCGCAGTATGGCGGGATTCCGCGAGGCGCGAAGAGTGGAGAAATCAGATATACCCTTACCTTCGTCATTACTACCCAAACGTAGTAAGAGATTCTAGGGTTTCTTCAAAGGAACAAGGGCTGTATATCTGCTATAgataaagttattaaaaaatcatttgaTACCAAGGGTTTGCCCCTTACGACATCTGAAATTCCACTGTCGAtatgatttatttatacttttgGCCATAATGTGAAGTGGTCGTGTGTTTAGTTGGCCCACAGATTAGAGTTACTCATCCCTGAGTTGGCCATTATCATTAAATGGCCGTGTATTCACGTGCGCCATACTCATACTCTGGGTACTTCGTGTTCTGGGACTTTGCTTGGCCGTAGTTTTTACTATTCTTTTGTCTTTTCCCCCAGGACTTAGCGTTAGAATGCGACATCGTGGCGGAGTCGTTCGAGACGTCGGTGTCGTGGGAGCGCGCGCTGGCGCTGTGCCGCAACACCAAGGCGCGCGTGCGCGACGAGTGCGACAAACGACGCATCACGCACTACCTCATATCGTGCAGACTGACCCAGACGTGAGTTCTTTACTCTGTGGTTACTGTTGAGCCGTCGCTGCCAAGACTCCACTAGGTGACGCCAAGAtgcgaaaataaaaataattaaaaaagaacCTCCttatttttttgaagtcggttaaaaagtcgTTGCCGACATCGTAACCGAGTCGCTCGCGACGTCGGTGTCGTGTCTTACCTTACGAGTACAGAAAGCTCACTTCACAaaggttttttaataaatagcaaCTCTTCTtctgaaaataattttactgcTACGTTACCCCAAACCTATAAGGAGgatgtaataaaatgtaagaTCTCAGAGTGCATTCAATGAATTTCAGATACGATGCAGGCTGCTGTATATACTTCTACTTCGGGTTCAAGACGGTTGGGTTCAGTGACCCGGTGCACGTGTACGAGGAAATTGAAGAGGCTGCCAGAGACGAGATCATCGCTAATGGTGgtatgttttttaattaatttaagcaactaatctatacttattactACAACCAAAGAGTCTCCACCAGATTTTTGTCTTGTCTCACCGAAAtcgaaatccacgtggacaaaatcGTGGATAAATCGGATTGACTATAATACCTACCCTATACGCGGAATGAAGTTAGTAGTATAGcgttc is from Maniola jurtina chromosome 14, ilManJurt1.1, whole genome shotgun sequence and encodes:
- the LOC123872025 gene encoding alkyldihydroxyacetonephosphate synthase isoform X3, yielding MTGSGRRYLLGGKNLPYAKQWLKEHFDLDISKPRKTPPLPTSFPQSRLPANVKEELQKITLLSTDGMDRLIRAHGQTLHDVYNLRENNFPRIPDAVVWPENHEQVEDIVNCASRHHFVIIPFGGGTSVSGSVTCPANEDRPIVVLDTSDMNSILWLDKEQLLARVQAGIVGQDLEREMRARGFTVGHEPDSYEFSTLGGWVATRASGMKKNTYGNIEDLVVQTKVVTPRGVIEKSCRVPRLSCGPEWEHIVLGSEGCLGVVTEVTLKIRPLPPVVRYGSLVFPDWDSGFYFEREVARQRLQPSSIRLMDNEQFRFGHALKMEQSWGGVLLDGLKRFYITKIKGFDPCKLCLVTLLMEGTAEKVADSEKKMNNIAAQYGGVPGGAKNGEIGYTLTFVIAYVRDLALECDIVAESFETSVSWERALALCRNTKARVRDECDKRRITHYLISCRLTQTYDAGCCIYFYFGFKTVGFSDPVHVYEEIEEAARDEIIANGGSISHHHGVGKLRKKWYTATVSEPGRHLLLAAKKALDPDNIFALGNMAFDQYTPDIVKSKL
- the LOC123872025 gene encoding alkyldihydroxyacetonephosphate synthase isoform X1; protein product: MSSGFVTSAKNMLENKEYSKNVETKAVNNNKTSSFSDKNKNRGAKGADVKKKYETVIKVKSVIPRRRQDLLKWYGWGYKDSMFVINETTTTFTGSRYLLGGKNLPYAKQWLKEHFDLDISKPRKTPPLPTSFPQSRLPANVKEELQKITLLSTDGMDRLIRAHGQTLHDVYNLRENNFPRIPDAVVWPENHEQVEDIVNCASRHHFVIIPFGGGTSVSGSVTCPANEDRPIVVLDTSDMNSILWLDKEQLLARVQAGIVGQDLEREMRARGFTVGHEPDSYEFSTLGGWVATRASGMKKNTYGNIEDLVVQTKVVTPRGVIEKSCRVPRLSCGPEWEHIVLGSEGCLGVVTEVTLKIRPLPPVVRYGSLVFPDWDSGFYFEREVARQRLQPSSIRLMDNEQFRFGHALKMEQSWGGVLLDGLKRFYITKIKGFDPCKLCLVTLLMEGTAEKVADSEKKMNNIAAQYGGVPGGAKNGEIGYTLTFVIAYVRDLALECDIVAESFETSVSWERALALCRNTKARVRDECDKRRITHYLISCRLTQTYDAGCCIYFYFGFKTVGFSDPVHVYEEIEEAARDEIIANGGSISHHHGVGKLRKKWYTATVSEPGRHLLLAAKKALDPDNIFALGNMAFDQYTPDIVKSKL
- the LOC123872025 gene encoding alkyldihydroxyacetonephosphate synthase isoform X2, with amino-acid sequence MFVINETTTTFTGSRYLLGGKNLPYAKQWLKEHFDLDISKPRKTPPLPTSFPQSRLPANVKEELQKITLLSTDGMDRLIRAHGQTLHDVYNLRENNFPRIPDAVVWPENHEQVEDIVNCASRHHFVIIPFGGGTSVSGSVTCPANEDRPIVVLDTSDMNSILWLDKEQLLARVQAGIVGQDLEREMRARGFTVGHEPDSYEFSTLGGWVATRASGMKKNTYGNIEDLVVQTKVVTPRGVIEKSCRVPRLSCGPEWEHIVLGSEGCLGVVTEVTLKIRPLPPVVRYGSLVFPDWDSGFYFEREVARQRLQPSSIRLMDNEQFRFGHALKMEQSWGGVLLDGLKRFYITKIKGFDPCKLCLVTLLMEGTAEKVADSEKKMNNIAAQYGGVPGGAKNGEIGYTLTFVIAYVRDLALECDIVAESFETSVSWERALALCRNTKARVRDECDKRRITHYLISCRLTQTYDAGCCIYFYFGFKTVGFSDPVHVYEEIEEAARDEIIANGGSISHHHGVGKLRKKWYTATVSEPGRHLLLAAKKALDPDNIFALGNMAFDQYTPDIVKSKL